In Saccharomycodes ludwigii strain NBRC 1722 chromosome III, whole genome shotgun sequence, one DNA window encodes the following:
- the TAN1 gene encoding putative tRNA acetyltransferase (similar to Saccharomyces cerevisiae YGL232W | TAN1 | Trna AcetylatioN), with product MSTNIATKDNKASKRPRESNDTKKNDKVFKKFKYGTSNLLEPGTSGCYATCVRRKEKSAEYELLQLFEEKYIELYGEEELDDDTANIKDVEEDIGDQIQKELQQLQKNSKNGSSSLNNEKNKSIFTIIELNCECVIFIKIRKPIEPEFFIHEVIKGLKNQDSKRTRYLAKLTPITFSCNASMSELEKLCDRVLAPHFHTEESKKGLKFAIDLDRRNFNTLDKMEMIKLIAKCVSKNNVIPHTVDLKNFDKLVLVECFKNNIGMSVVDKDYRTDFKKYNIQQIFEQKKSKK from the coding sequence ATGAGTACCAACATTGCCACTAAAGATAACAAGGCAAGTAAGAGGCCCAGGGAATCAAAtgataccaaaaaaaatgacaaagtttttaaaaaatttaagtACGGCACTTCTAATCTTTTAGAACCTGGGACCTCTGGTTGTTATGCAACCTGTGTTagaagaaaggaaaagtCAGCTGAATATGAACTCTTACAATTATTcgaagaaaaatatatagaaCTGTATGGAGAAGAAGAACTCGACGATGATACAGCAAATATCAAGGATGTTGAAGAAGATATTGGGGATCAAATTCAAAAAGAACTACAACAATTACAgaaaaatagtaaaaatgGTTCTTCCAGCTtgaataatgaaaaaaataaatcaatattTACTATAATTGAATTAAATTGTGAATGTGTTATATTcattaaaattagaaaacCAATAGAACCAGAATTTTTTATCCATGAGGTCATTAAGGGCTTGAAAAATCAAGATTCTAAAAGAACAAGATATTTGGCAAAGTTGACACCCATTACCTTTTCTTGTAACGCCTCGATGTCTGAGTTGGAGAAACTATGTGATAGGGTTTTAGCACCACATTTTCATACCGAGGAATCTAAAAAAGGTTTAAAATTTGCTATTGATTTAGACAGAAGAAATTTCAATACTTTAGataaaatggaaatgaTTAAGTTAATAGCCAAATGTGTatccaaaaataatgttatCCCGCATACagttgatttaaaaaatttcgATAAATTAGTTTTGGTGgaatgttttaaaaacaatattggTATGAGTGTTGTTGATAAAGATTACCGAACagactttaaaaaatacaatattcaacaaatattcgaacaaaaaaaatctaaaaaataa
- the EMC4 gene encoding chaperone EMC4 (similar to Saccharomyces cerevisiae YGL231C | EMC4 | ER Membrane protein Complex) — protein MAEDTMTVTVPQWAQKLVATHNNISTSKNQNNIKKSNTNNKIKASDIPSPSGFSPYASKPIKLQTFNKNDKQVNQILISKAWQIAFQPAKSIPMNLIMSYMSGTSLQIIPIITAVMLITNPIKSILNINNAFKPVLQHESVKYDITGAMAVYVLCQLLLVGIAVYKLRSMALIPNTKSDWVAWENPTTYNGKSIVI, from the coding sequence ATGGCAGAAGACACCATGACAGTCACGGTTCCTCAATGGGCTCAAAAATTAGTTGCTACACACAACAACATATCCACCAGTAAAAACCAAAACAATATCAAGAAAAGTAAcactaataacaaaattaaagcaTCCGATATACCATCTCCATCAGGATTTAGTCCATATGCCTCCAAACCTATCAAATTACAGACTTTTAACAAGAATGACAAGCAAGTTAaccaaattttaatatctaaAGCTTGGCAAATTGCATTTCAACCAGCAAAATCCATCCCAAtgaatttaataatgtCGTATATGAGTGGTACTTCATTGCAAATCATTCCCATTATAACAGCTGTTATGCTTATAACAAATCCGATTAAAAGTATTTTGAACATAAACAATGCTTTTAAACCAGTTTTACAACACGAGTCCGTTAAATACGATATTACTGGTGCAATGGCTGTTTATGTTTTATGTCAACTGCTTTTGGTTGGTATTGCTGTTTACAAATTGCGTTCTATGGCTCTAATTCCAAATACCAAGAGTGATTGGGTTGCTTGGGAAAACCCAACCACATATAACGGGAAATCAATCgttatttaa